ACGAAGCCGGGGGCCACTTCCACGCGCTTCTGCAGGCCGGTGGACTGGATGGAGCAGTTGCGGGTGCCGAAGTGCACGGGGTTCTTGCCGCTGCGGTCGGACACGATCTGCACTTCCAGGTGGTTGAAGTCCGTGATGCGCTGCTCGATGAGCACGCCCTCGTCCTTGAACTGGCGCAGGGCGTAGTTGCGGATGCGGCGGTACACGGAGCGGAAGTTGTCGATGTCGTACACTTCCTCGATGCCCATGCCGCCACCGCCGGCCGATGCCTTGACCAGCACCAGCGGACGCTGGATGCCCTGCTGCACCTGGAACTCGAACACGCTGCGGGCGATGCGCTCGGCTTCCATCTCGTCATAGATGGGGCGGTCGGAACCGGGCACGGTGGGCACGTCCAGGCTGCGGGCCAGGCGCTTGGTGTTGATCTTGTCGCCCAGCTCGCGGATGATCTTCCACGAGGGACCGATGAAGATCATCTTGCGGTCGCGCTTGGTCACGCGGCGGGCAAAGCGGAAGTCCTCGGCAAAGAAACCGTAGCCGGGATGCACGGCCGTGCAGCCGGCCTGGTCGGCCACGGACATCAGCTCGTTGGCGTCATGGTAGGAAGAAACCCGGAACAGGCTGCGTTCGCCGCCGTTCTCGCGGGCGTAGCGCACATGGCCCGAAGCGGCGTCTTCGGCGGTAAAGATGGCGGTAAAGGCCACACCCAGCTTGCGGCAGGCCCGCATGATGCGTATGGCGATCTCGCCGCGGTTGGCGACGAGAACCTTATGGTGTTGCAAAGAGTCTTTCTGGCTGGTCTCCAAGGCGGTCTCCTGAGGGCGTGCTGTGCCGCTCTTGTGGAATGGGCTCCAGCACGCTATAAAGCGGTTCGCTTTTGCGACTGAAAAACAAGAGCTACTACAGCATATCGGCTTGGTCTTCAATATCTGAGGGGGTCAATTCTATGCAAAACTGGAAAGAAGTCCAGCTTGCGGTGGCGGCGCTGCGCCGGCGTCTGGGGGCCGCGCTGCCCTCACGGCCCGATGCGGCCATCATCCTGGGCACCGGCCTTTCGGGACTGGTGGAGCGCATGGAGGACACGCGCAGCGTCCCCTATGCCGACCTGCCGGGCTTCCCGGTGTTCACGGTGGCCTCCCATGCCGGGGCCTTCGTGCTGGGGCGTCTGGGCGGCCGCACGGTGCTGGTGCAGCAGGGCCGCTGCCATCTGTACGAAGGTTTCGGGCCGGACAAGGTCTGCATGGGCGTGCGGGTCATGGCCGGGCTGGGGGCGGACACGCTGATCCTCACCAATGCCGCGGGCGCCCTGGATCCGCAGTTCGACGCGGGCGGGCTCATGTGCATCAGCGACCAGATCAACTTCACCGGCGCCTCCCCCCTGAGCGGGCCCAACCATGAGGCCTGGGGCGAGCGCTTCCCCGACATGAGCGCCATCTATGACGCCGGCCTGCGCGACCTTGCCTGTGCGTGCGCGCTCGAACTGGGCATCCGCCTGGAGCGCGGCGTCTACATCGGCGTGCGCGGCCCGCAGATGGAAAGCCCCGCCGAGACCCGCATGTTCCGCCGGTGGGGCGCCGATGCCGTGGGCATGAGCTCCGTGCTGGAGGTCATCGCCGCCCGCCATCTGGGCATGCGCGTGCTGGGCATCTCCTGCCTCACCAACAAGAACCTGCCCGACTGCATGCGGCCCGCGCCGCTGGAAGAAGTCATCGCCGTGGCCGGCCGGGCCGGGAAGGACCTGGGCCGCCTTGTGGAAGCGGTGGTGACAAAGTTGTAAAAATTGCGTAAACCATGCGCCCCGGCAATGTTCCGGGGCGATTTTTTACCAGAGCGAGACAGAACTATGCAGCAGAATGACAAACTTCGTAACGTGGCCATCATCGCCCACGTTGACCACGGCAAAACGACCCTGGTGGACGCCCTTTTCCGTCAGAGCGGCGTGTTTCGAGCAGACCAGCAGGTCGATGACCGCGTCATGGACAGCATGGATCTGGAACGCGAACGCGGCATCACCATCGCGGCCAAGAACTGCGCCGTGCACTGGAACGGCGTGAAGATCAACATCATCGACACCCCCGGTCACGCCGATTTCGGCGGTGAGGTGGAACGTTCGCTCTCCATGGCCAGCGGCGCCATCCTGCTGGTGGACGCCTCCGAAGGCCCGCTGC
This is a stretch of genomic DNA from Desulfovibrio piger. It encodes these proteins:
- a CDS encoding biotin carboxylase N-terminal domain-containing protein encodes the protein METSQKDSLQHHKVLVANRGEIAIRIMRACRKLGVAFTAIFTAEDAASGHVRYARENGGERSLFRVSSYHDANELMSVADQAGCTAVHPGYGFFAEDFRFARRVTKRDRKMIFIGPSWKIIRELGDKINTKRLARSLDVPTVPGSDRPIYDEMEAERIARSVFEFQVQQGIQRPLVLVKASAGGGGMGIEEVYDIDNFRSVYRRIRNYALRQFKDEGVLIEQRITDFNHLEVQIVSDRSGKNPVHFGTRNCSIQSTGLQKRVEVAPGFVPAQMDYSFDAAKVLQDIVHYSLTMARKVGYDNVGTWEWIVTRRGEPFLMEVNTRIQVENGVSARISSIRNHEGPVDLIAEQIRIGLGEPLGYTQDDVTFDGVGIEYRLIAEDPEHGFTPWVGRIERFSWKEEPWLTVLTHVPTDTPYEIPTEFDPNLALAIIWGKDLAEARERGVSFLDNLHLEGRNNAGEALKSNVAFLRANTARTLRF
- a CDS encoding purine-nucleoside phosphorylase; this encodes MQNWKEVQLAVAALRRRLGAALPSRPDAAIILGTGLSGLVERMEDTRSVPYADLPGFPVFTVASHAGAFVLGRLGGRTVLVQQGRCHLYEGFGPDKVCMGVRVMAGLGADTLILTNAAGALDPQFDAGGLMCISDQINFTGASPLSGPNHEAWGERFPDMSAIYDAGLRDLACACALELGIRLERGVYIGVRGPQMESPAETRMFRRWGADAVGMSSVLEVIAARHLGMRVLGISCLTNKNLPDCMRPAPLEEVIAVAGRAGKDLGRLVEAVVTKL